One genomic window of Syngnathoides biaculeatus isolate LvHL_M chromosome 13, ASM1980259v1, whole genome shotgun sequence includes the following:
- the LOC133510504 gene encoding electrogenic aspartate/glutamate antiporter SLC25A12, mitochondrial-like isoform X4 yields MTPGDFVQKYLGLQTQLHHNPRTVQLLAAVADTTKDGLISFQEFLAFESVLCAPDALFIVAFQLFDKTGTGDISFDNVRDIFSQTTVHHHIPFNWDCEFIHLHFGHDRKKRLNYLEFTQFLQELQLEHARQAFAQKDKGKNGVISALDFSDIMATIRHHMLTPFVEENLVSAAGGSTSHLVSFSYFNAFNSLLNNMELIRKIYSTLAGSWNDTLVTKEEFVHAANKFGQITPMEIDILYQLSGLHSPSGRLNLADIERIAPLEEGSLPYNLAETQKQTQAQGDSSRPVWLQVAESAYRFTLGSIAGATGATAVYPIDLVKTRMQNQRSTGSFVGELMYKNSFDCAKKVLRYEGFFGFYRGLVPQLIGVAPEKAIKLTVNDFVRDKFTDKDNSIPLLAEILAGGCAGGSQVIFTNPLEIVKIRLQVAGEITTGPRVSALNVVRDLGFFGLYKGAKACFLRDIPFSAIYFPAYAHLKSSMADEQGRLGPLQLLTAGAIAGIPAASLVTPADVIKTRLQVAARAGQTTYSGVIDCFRKIMREEGFRALWKGAGARMCRSSPQFGVTLVTYELLQRWFYIDFGGHRPSGSEPTPKSRISELPPINADHVGGYRLAAATFAGVENKFGLHLPKFKSSGVVSIHPPEPATPTKAT; encoded by the exons ATGACCCCAGGAGACTTTGTCCAGAAGTATCTGGGCCTGCAAACACAGCTCCACCACAACCCCAGAACCGTACAGCTGCTGGCTGCTGTAGCTGACACTACGAAGGACGG GCTGATCTCATTCCAGGAGTTTCTTGCCTTTGAGTCGGTGTTGTGTGCACCTGACGCTCTTTTCATAGTTGCCTTCCAGCTGTTTGACAAGACCGGAACTGGAGACATTTCCTTTG ATAATGTGCGAGACATTTTCAGCCAGACCACTGTGCACCACCATATCCCCTTCAACTGGGACTGTGAGTTCATCCATCTGCACTTCGGGCACGACCGCAAGAAACGCCTCAACTACCTCGAGTTCACCCAGTTCCTGCAG GAGCTGCAGTTGGAGCACGCGCGGCAGGCCTTCGCCCAGAAGGACAAAGGAAAGAATGGCGTCATCTCCGCTTTGGACTTCAGTGACATTATGGCCACCATCAGGCACCACATGCTCACACCATTTGTGGAGGAGAACCTTGTCTCA GCCGCAGGAGGCAGCACCTCTCACCTGGTCAGCTTCTCTTACTTCAATGCCTTCAACTCTCTCCTTAACAACATGGAGCTGATCCGCAAGATCTACAGTACACTGGCCGGCTCTTGGAACGACACGCTGGTCACCAAAG AGGAGTTTGTTCATGCTGCCAACAAGTTCGGTCAAATCACGCCAATGGAAATTGACATCCTGTACCAGTTATCAGGCTTGCACTCCCCCTCAGG ACGCCTGAATCTGGCTGACATTGAGAGAATAGCTCCGCTAGAAGAAGGAAGTCTTCCATATAACCTGGCTGAAACCCAGAAACAG ACGCAGGCTCAAGGAGACAGTTCAAGGCCTGTGTGGCTCCAAGTTGCAGAATCTGCTTACAGGTTCACGTTGGGCTCTATTGCTGGAG CTACGGGCGCAACAGCAGTGTACCCAATTGACTTGGTGAAGACTCGAATGCAGAACCAGAGGTCCACGGGGTCTTTTGTCGGGGAGCTGATGTACAAGAACAGCTTTGACTGCGCCAAGAAGGTCCTTCGCTACGAAGGGTTCTTTGGTTTCTACAGAG GTCTGGTTCCCCAGCTCATTGGCGTGGCACCTGAGAAGGCCATCAAACTCACT GTGAATGACTTTGTACGAGACAAGTTCACCGACAAGGATAACTCAATTCCTTTGCTTGCTGAGATCTTGGCAGGTGGCTGT GCCGGCGGCTCCCAGGTGATCTTTACTAACCCTCTGGAGATAGTGAAGATCCGTCTGCAGGTGGCAGGCGAGATCACCACCGGGCCTCGAGTTAGCGCACTCAACGTGGTGCGAGACTTGGGCTTCTTTGGCCTTTACAAG GGAGCGAAGGCCTGTTTCCTCAGGGACATCCCCTTCTCCGCCATCTATTTCCCCGCCTACGCCCACCTCAAATCTTCGATGGCTGACGAACAAGGTCGGCTGGGTCCCTTGCAGCTTCTCACTGCTGGAGCCATTGCAG GTATCCCTGCAGCATCACTCGTTACGCCTGCCGACGTCATCAAGACTCGTCTGCAAGTGGCCGCCCGGGCGGGTCAGACCACCTACTCCGGAGTTATCGATTGCTTCAGGAAGATCATGCGGGAGGAAGGTTTCCGAGCCCTGTGGAAGGGAgcgggag CTCGTATGTGCCGGTCCTCTCCCCAGTTTGGTGTGACTCTGGTGACATATGAACTCTTACAGAGGTGGTTCTACATTGACTTTGGAGgaca CCGTCCATCAGGATCCGAGCCCACGCCCAAATCTCGCATCTCGGAGCTCCCGCCCATCAACGCCGATCACGTCGGAGGCTACCGCTTGGCAGCCGCCACCTTCGCCGGTGTGGAGAACAAATTCGGCCTCCACCTGCCCAAATTCAAGTCCTCGGGCGTGGTGTCCATTCACCCCCCAGAGCCCGCAACACCCACTAAGGCCACTTAG
- the metap1d gene encoding methionine aminopeptidase 1D, mitochondrial isoform X1, whose translation MAIVPRDVHRPPVMASYSSPVFLTRSALASVLRRVCNFDPCGSPTARPCHPYRRFFWKKWSKSHSHNVVRPAAVRPAYAVPKHIERPDYVGTGLVPEWPDYIEIKNAEQIEGLARACQLARHVLLLVGQSLNVGMTTDEIDFIVHQEIIRHNAYPSPLGYGGFPKSVCTSVNNVVCHGIPDSRPLQEGDIINIDVTVYFNGYHGDTSETFFVGEVDEVGRRLVETARRCRDDAIAACKPGAQLCVIGNTISEIAHANGFQVCPYFIGHGIGSYFHGHPEIWHHANDNDMTMDEGMTFTVEPILMEGSAEFQILKDKWTAVSADNKRSAQFEHTVVITSDGVEILTKLPEEDNH comes from the exons ATGGCTATTGTACCACGTGACGTGCACCGCCCACCAGTAATGGCGTCGTACAGCTCTCCGGTGTTTTTAACGCGATCAG CATTGGCCAGTGTCCTCCGACGAGTGTGCAATTTCGACCCGTGTGGATCCCCCACGGCTCGACCGTGTCACCCATATCGCCGCTTCTTCTGGAAGAAATGGTCGAAATCCCATTCACACAATGTTGTCCGTCCCGCCGCAGTAAGGCCTGCTTATGCCGTACCAAAG CACATTGAACGCCCAGATTACGTCGGTACTGGACTGGTGCCAGAATGGCCTGACTACATTGAAATAAAGAACGCAGAGCAAATCGAAGGCCTCGCCAGAGCTTGCCAACTAGCTCGACATGTGCTGCTTCTTGTGGGGCAAAGTCTGAAT GTTGGTATGACTACCGATGAAATTGACTTCATTGTCCATCAAGAGATTATCCGGCATAACGCCTACCCCTCCCCTCTCGGATACGGAGGTTTTCCAAAATCGGTTTGTACTTCAGTGAACAACGTGGTATGTCATGGCATACCTGACAG TCGGCCACTTCAAGAGGGCGACATTATCAACATTGACGTGACT GTTTATTTCAACGGTTACCACGGTGACACCTCGGAAACCTTCTTTGTCGGTGAGGTGGATGAGGTCGGGCGGCGACTGGTGGAAACGGCAAGGCGTTGCAGGGATGACGCGATCGCCGCCTGCAAGCCGGGTGCGCAGCTTTGCGTTATCGGGAACACTATTAG TGAAATAGCGCATGCTAATGGGTTCCAAGTGTGTCCTTATTTCATTGGGCATGGAATCGGCTCCTACTTTCATGGCCATCCTGAGATCTGGCACCACG CAAATGATAATGACATGACCATGGATGAAGGGATGACTTTCACAGTAG AACCTATACTAATGGAAGGCTCGGCAGAGTTTCAAATCCTGAAAGACAAGTGGACAGCGGTGTCTGCAGACAATAAAAG ATCGGCTCAATTTGAACACACAGTAGTTATCACATCTGACGGAGTGGAAATTCTCACCAAATTGCCAGAAGAGGACAATCATTGA
- the metap1d gene encoding methionine aminopeptidase 1D, mitochondrial isoform X2: MVALASVLRRVCNFDPCGSPTARPCHPYRRFFWKKWSKSHSHNVVRPAAVRPAYAVPKHIERPDYVGTGLVPEWPDYIEIKNAEQIEGLARACQLARHVLLLVGQSLNVGMTTDEIDFIVHQEIIRHNAYPSPLGYGGFPKSVCTSVNNVVCHGIPDSRPLQEGDIINIDVTVYFNGYHGDTSETFFVGEVDEVGRRLVETARRCRDDAIAACKPGAQLCVIGNTISEIAHANGFQVCPYFIGHGIGSYFHGHPEIWHHANDNDMTMDEGMTFTVEPILMEGSAEFQILKDKWTAVSADNKRSAQFEHTVVITSDGVEILTKLPEEDNH; this comes from the exons ATGGTTG CATTGGCCAGTGTCCTCCGACGAGTGTGCAATTTCGACCCGTGTGGATCCCCCACGGCTCGACCGTGTCACCCATATCGCCGCTTCTTCTGGAAGAAATGGTCGAAATCCCATTCACACAATGTTGTCCGTCCCGCCGCAGTAAGGCCTGCTTATGCCGTACCAAAG CACATTGAACGCCCAGATTACGTCGGTACTGGACTGGTGCCAGAATGGCCTGACTACATTGAAATAAAGAACGCAGAGCAAATCGAAGGCCTCGCCAGAGCTTGCCAACTAGCTCGACATGTGCTGCTTCTTGTGGGGCAAAGTCTGAAT GTTGGTATGACTACCGATGAAATTGACTTCATTGTCCATCAAGAGATTATCCGGCATAACGCCTACCCCTCCCCTCTCGGATACGGAGGTTTTCCAAAATCGGTTTGTACTTCAGTGAACAACGTGGTATGTCATGGCATACCTGACAG TCGGCCACTTCAAGAGGGCGACATTATCAACATTGACGTGACT GTTTATTTCAACGGTTACCACGGTGACACCTCGGAAACCTTCTTTGTCGGTGAGGTGGATGAGGTCGGGCGGCGACTGGTGGAAACGGCAAGGCGTTGCAGGGATGACGCGATCGCCGCCTGCAAGCCGGGTGCGCAGCTTTGCGTTATCGGGAACACTATTAG TGAAATAGCGCATGCTAATGGGTTCCAAGTGTGTCCTTATTTCATTGGGCATGGAATCGGCTCCTACTTTCATGGCCATCCTGAGATCTGGCACCACG CAAATGATAATGACATGACCATGGATGAAGGGATGACTTTCACAGTAG AACCTATACTAATGGAAGGCTCGGCAGAGTTTCAAATCCTGAAAGACAAGTGGACAGCGGTGTCTGCAGACAATAAAAG ATCGGCTCAATTTGAACACACAGTAGTTATCACATCTGACGGAGTGGAAATTCTCACCAAATTGCCAGAAGAGGACAATCATTGA
- the LOC133510504 gene encoding electrogenic aspartate/glutamate antiporter SLC25A12, mitochondrial-like isoform X1, whose product MLIPRDCFLVSRVIVTVQSTKRGDPSELKAIFQKYATEVDKDGERFMTPGDFVQKYLGLQTQLHHNPRTVQLLAAVADTTKDGLISFQEFLAFESVLCAPDALFIVAFQLFDKTGTGDISFDNVRDIFSQTTVHHHIPFNWDCEFIHLHFGHDRKKRLNYLEFTQFLQELQLEHARQAFAQKDKGKNGVISALDFSDIMATIRHHMLTPFVEENLVSAAGGSTSHLVSFSYFNAFNSLLNNMELIRKIYSTLAGSWNDTLVTKEEFVHAANKFGQITPMEIDILYQLSGLHSPSGRLNLADIERIAPLEEGSLPYNLAETQKQTQAQGDSSRPVWLQVAESAYRFTLGSIAGATGATAVYPIDLVKTRMQNQRSTGSFVGELMYKNSFDCAKKVLRYEGFFGFYRGLVPQLIGVAPEKAIKLTVNDFVRDKFTDKDNSIPLLAEILAGGCAGGSQVIFTNPLEIVKIRLQVAGEITTGPRVSALNVVRDLGFFGLYKGAKACFLRDIPFSAIYFPAYAHLKSSMADEQGRLGPLQLLTAGAIAGIPAASLVTPADVIKTRLQVAARAGQTTYSGVIDCFRKIMREEGFRALWKGAGARMCRSSPQFGVTLVTYELLQRWFYIDFGGHRPSGSEPTPKSRISELPPINADHVGGYRLAAATFAGVENKFGLHLPKFKSSGVVSIHPPEPATPTKAT is encoded by the exons ATGTTAATTCCCCGAGACTGCTTTTTGGTTTCTCGTGTCATTGTAACG gtgCAATCGACCAAACGTGGCGATCCAAGTGAGCTGAAAGCCATCTTCCAGAAG TATGCCACCGAAGTGGACAAGGATGGAGAGAGGTTCATGACCCCAGGAGACTTTGTCCAGAAGTATCTGGGCCTGCAAACACAGCTCCACCACAACCCCAGAACCGTACAGCTGCTGGCTGCTGTAGCTGACACTACGAAGGACGG GCTGATCTCATTCCAGGAGTTTCTTGCCTTTGAGTCGGTGTTGTGTGCACCTGACGCTCTTTTCATAGTTGCCTTCCAGCTGTTTGACAAGACCGGAACTGGAGACATTTCCTTTG ATAATGTGCGAGACATTTTCAGCCAGACCACTGTGCACCACCATATCCCCTTCAACTGGGACTGTGAGTTCATCCATCTGCACTTCGGGCACGACCGCAAGAAACGCCTCAACTACCTCGAGTTCACCCAGTTCCTGCAG GAGCTGCAGTTGGAGCACGCGCGGCAGGCCTTCGCCCAGAAGGACAAAGGAAAGAATGGCGTCATCTCCGCTTTGGACTTCAGTGACATTATGGCCACCATCAGGCACCACATGCTCACACCATTTGTGGAGGAGAACCTTGTCTCA GCCGCAGGAGGCAGCACCTCTCACCTGGTCAGCTTCTCTTACTTCAATGCCTTCAACTCTCTCCTTAACAACATGGAGCTGATCCGCAAGATCTACAGTACACTGGCCGGCTCTTGGAACGACACGCTGGTCACCAAAG AGGAGTTTGTTCATGCTGCCAACAAGTTCGGTCAAATCACGCCAATGGAAATTGACATCCTGTACCAGTTATCAGGCTTGCACTCCCCCTCAGG ACGCCTGAATCTGGCTGACATTGAGAGAATAGCTCCGCTAGAAGAAGGAAGTCTTCCATATAACCTGGCTGAAACCCAGAAACAG ACGCAGGCTCAAGGAGACAGTTCAAGGCCTGTGTGGCTCCAAGTTGCAGAATCTGCTTACAGGTTCACGTTGGGCTCTATTGCTGGAG CTACGGGCGCAACAGCAGTGTACCCAATTGACTTGGTGAAGACTCGAATGCAGAACCAGAGGTCCACGGGGTCTTTTGTCGGGGAGCTGATGTACAAGAACAGCTTTGACTGCGCCAAGAAGGTCCTTCGCTACGAAGGGTTCTTTGGTTTCTACAGAG GTCTGGTTCCCCAGCTCATTGGCGTGGCACCTGAGAAGGCCATCAAACTCACT GTGAATGACTTTGTACGAGACAAGTTCACCGACAAGGATAACTCAATTCCTTTGCTTGCTGAGATCTTGGCAGGTGGCTGT GCCGGCGGCTCCCAGGTGATCTTTACTAACCCTCTGGAGATAGTGAAGATCCGTCTGCAGGTGGCAGGCGAGATCACCACCGGGCCTCGAGTTAGCGCACTCAACGTGGTGCGAGACTTGGGCTTCTTTGGCCTTTACAAG GGAGCGAAGGCCTGTTTCCTCAGGGACATCCCCTTCTCCGCCATCTATTTCCCCGCCTACGCCCACCTCAAATCTTCGATGGCTGACGAACAAGGTCGGCTGGGTCCCTTGCAGCTTCTCACTGCTGGAGCCATTGCAG GTATCCCTGCAGCATCACTCGTTACGCCTGCCGACGTCATCAAGACTCGTCTGCAAGTGGCCGCCCGGGCGGGTCAGACCACCTACTCCGGAGTTATCGATTGCTTCAGGAAGATCATGCGGGAGGAAGGTTTCCGAGCCCTGTGGAAGGGAgcgggag CTCGTATGTGCCGGTCCTCTCCCCAGTTTGGTGTGACTCTGGTGACATATGAACTCTTACAGAGGTGGTTCTACATTGACTTTGGAGgaca CCGTCCATCAGGATCCGAGCCCACGCCCAAATCTCGCATCTCGGAGCTCCCGCCCATCAACGCCGATCACGTCGGAGGCTACCGCTTGGCAGCCGCCACCTTCGCCGGTGTGGAGAACAAATTCGGCCTCCACCTGCCCAAATTCAAGTCCTCGGGCGTGGTGTCCATTCACCCCCCAGAGCCCGCAACACCCACTAAGGCCACTTAG
- the LOC133510504 gene encoding electrogenic aspartate/glutamate antiporter SLC25A12, mitochondrial-like isoform X2, which yields MTLLPNKLEGGNSSVQSTKRGDPSELKAIFQKYATEVDKDGERFMTPGDFVQKYLGLQTQLHHNPRTVQLLAAVADTTKDGLISFQEFLAFESVLCAPDALFIVAFQLFDKTGTGDISFDNVRDIFSQTTVHHHIPFNWDCEFIHLHFGHDRKKRLNYLEFTQFLQELQLEHARQAFAQKDKGKNGVISALDFSDIMATIRHHMLTPFVEENLVSAAGGSTSHLVSFSYFNAFNSLLNNMELIRKIYSTLAGSWNDTLVTKEEFVHAANKFGQITPMEIDILYQLSGLHSPSGRLNLADIERIAPLEEGSLPYNLAETQKQTQAQGDSSRPVWLQVAESAYRFTLGSIAGATGATAVYPIDLVKTRMQNQRSTGSFVGELMYKNSFDCAKKVLRYEGFFGFYRGLVPQLIGVAPEKAIKLTVNDFVRDKFTDKDNSIPLLAEILAGGCAGGSQVIFTNPLEIVKIRLQVAGEITTGPRVSALNVVRDLGFFGLYKGAKACFLRDIPFSAIYFPAYAHLKSSMADEQGRLGPLQLLTAGAIAGIPAASLVTPADVIKTRLQVAARAGQTTYSGVIDCFRKIMREEGFRALWKGAGARMCRSSPQFGVTLVTYELLQRWFYIDFGGHRPSGSEPTPKSRISELPPINADHVGGYRLAAATFAGVENKFGLHLPKFKSSGVVSIHPPEPATPTKAT from the exons ATGACACTTCTTCCCAACAAGCTGGAAGGAGGAAATAGCTCC gtgCAATCGACCAAACGTGGCGATCCAAGTGAGCTGAAAGCCATCTTCCAGAAG TATGCCACCGAAGTGGACAAGGATGGAGAGAGGTTCATGACCCCAGGAGACTTTGTCCAGAAGTATCTGGGCCTGCAAACACAGCTCCACCACAACCCCAGAACCGTACAGCTGCTGGCTGCTGTAGCTGACACTACGAAGGACGG GCTGATCTCATTCCAGGAGTTTCTTGCCTTTGAGTCGGTGTTGTGTGCACCTGACGCTCTTTTCATAGTTGCCTTCCAGCTGTTTGACAAGACCGGAACTGGAGACATTTCCTTTG ATAATGTGCGAGACATTTTCAGCCAGACCACTGTGCACCACCATATCCCCTTCAACTGGGACTGTGAGTTCATCCATCTGCACTTCGGGCACGACCGCAAGAAACGCCTCAACTACCTCGAGTTCACCCAGTTCCTGCAG GAGCTGCAGTTGGAGCACGCGCGGCAGGCCTTCGCCCAGAAGGACAAAGGAAAGAATGGCGTCATCTCCGCTTTGGACTTCAGTGACATTATGGCCACCATCAGGCACCACATGCTCACACCATTTGTGGAGGAGAACCTTGTCTCA GCCGCAGGAGGCAGCACCTCTCACCTGGTCAGCTTCTCTTACTTCAATGCCTTCAACTCTCTCCTTAACAACATGGAGCTGATCCGCAAGATCTACAGTACACTGGCCGGCTCTTGGAACGACACGCTGGTCACCAAAG AGGAGTTTGTTCATGCTGCCAACAAGTTCGGTCAAATCACGCCAATGGAAATTGACATCCTGTACCAGTTATCAGGCTTGCACTCCCCCTCAGG ACGCCTGAATCTGGCTGACATTGAGAGAATAGCTCCGCTAGAAGAAGGAAGTCTTCCATATAACCTGGCTGAAACCCAGAAACAG ACGCAGGCTCAAGGAGACAGTTCAAGGCCTGTGTGGCTCCAAGTTGCAGAATCTGCTTACAGGTTCACGTTGGGCTCTATTGCTGGAG CTACGGGCGCAACAGCAGTGTACCCAATTGACTTGGTGAAGACTCGAATGCAGAACCAGAGGTCCACGGGGTCTTTTGTCGGGGAGCTGATGTACAAGAACAGCTTTGACTGCGCCAAGAAGGTCCTTCGCTACGAAGGGTTCTTTGGTTTCTACAGAG GTCTGGTTCCCCAGCTCATTGGCGTGGCACCTGAGAAGGCCATCAAACTCACT GTGAATGACTTTGTACGAGACAAGTTCACCGACAAGGATAACTCAATTCCTTTGCTTGCTGAGATCTTGGCAGGTGGCTGT GCCGGCGGCTCCCAGGTGATCTTTACTAACCCTCTGGAGATAGTGAAGATCCGTCTGCAGGTGGCAGGCGAGATCACCACCGGGCCTCGAGTTAGCGCACTCAACGTGGTGCGAGACTTGGGCTTCTTTGGCCTTTACAAG GGAGCGAAGGCCTGTTTCCTCAGGGACATCCCCTTCTCCGCCATCTATTTCCCCGCCTACGCCCACCTCAAATCTTCGATGGCTGACGAACAAGGTCGGCTGGGTCCCTTGCAGCTTCTCACTGCTGGAGCCATTGCAG GTATCCCTGCAGCATCACTCGTTACGCCTGCCGACGTCATCAAGACTCGTCTGCAAGTGGCCGCCCGGGCGGGTCAGACCACCTACTCCGGAGTTATCGATTGCTTCAGGAAGATCATGCGGGAGGAAGGTTTCCGAGCCCTGTGGAAGGGAgcgggag CTCGTATGTGCCGGTCCTCTCCCCAGTTTGGTGTGACTCTGGTGACATATGAACTCTTACAGAGGTGGTTCTACATTGACTTTGGAGgaca CCGTCCATCAGGATCCGAGCCCACGCCCAAATCTCGCATCTCGGAGCTCCCGCCCATCAACGCCGATCACGTCGGAGGCTACCGCTTGGCAGCCGCCACCTTCGCCGGTGTGGAGAACAAATTCGGCCTCCACCTGCCCAAATTCAAGTCCTCGGGCGTGGTGTCCATTCACCCCCCAGAGCCCGCAACACCCACTAAGGCCACTTAG
- the LOC133510504 gene encoding electrogenic aspartate/glutamate antiporter SLC25A12, mitochondrial-like isoform X3, whose translation MAVKVQSTKRGDPSELKAIFQKYATEVDKDGERFMTPGDFVQKYLGLQTQLHHNPRTVQLLAAVADTTKDGLISFQEFLAFESVLCAPDALFIVAFQLFDKTGTGDISFDNVRDIFSQTTVHHHIPFNWDCEFIHLHFGHDRKKRLNYLEFTQFLQELQLEHARQAFAQKDKGKNGVISALDFSDIMATIRHHMLTPFVEENLVSAAGGSTSHLVSFSYFNAFNSLLNNMELIRKIYSTLAGSWNDTLVTKEEFVHAANKFGQITPMEIDILYQLSGLHSPSGRLNLADIERIAPLEEGSLPYNLAETQKQTQAQGDSSRPVWLQVAESAYRFTLGSIAGATGATAVYPIDLVKTRMQNQRSTGSFVGELMYKNSFDCAKKVLRYEGFFGFYRGLVPQLIGVAPEKAIKLTVNDFVRDKFTDKDNSIPLLAEILAGGCAGGSQVIFTNPLEIVKIRLQVAGEITTGPRVSALNVVRDLGFFGLYKGAKACFLRDIPFSAIYFPAYAHLKSSMADEQGRLGPLQLLTAGAIAGIPAASLVTPADVIKTRLQVAARAGQTTYSGVIDCFRKIMREEGFRALWKGAGARMCRSSPQFGVTLVTYELLQRWFYIDFGGHRPSGSEPTPKSRISELPPINADHVGGYRLAAATFAGVENKFGLHLPKFKSSGVVSIHPPEPATPTKAT comes from the exons ATGGCGGTCAAG gtgCAATCGACCAAACGTGGCGATCCAAGTGAGCTGAAAGCCATCTTCCAGAAG TATGCCACCGAAGTGGACAAGGATGGAGAGAGGTTCATGACCCCAGGAGACTTTGTCCAGAAGTATCTGGGCCTGCAAACACAGCTCCACCACAACCCCAGAACCGTACAGCTGCTGGCTGCTGTAGCTGACACTACGAAGGACGG GCTGATCTCATTCCAGGAGTTTCTTGCCTTTGAGTCGGTGTTGTGTGCACCTGACGCTCTTTTCATAGTTGCCTTCCAGCTGTTTGACAAGACCGGAACTGGAGACATTTCCTTTG ATAATGTGCGAGACATTTTCAGCCAGACCACTGTGCACCACCATATCCCCTTCAACTGGGACTGTGAGTTCATCCATCTGCACTTCGGGCACGACCGCAAGAAACGCCTCAACTACCTCGAGTTCACCCAGTTCCTGCAG GAGCTGCAGTTGGAGCACGCGCGGCAGGCCTTCGCCCAGAAGGACAAAGGAAAGAATGGCGTCATCTCCGCTTTGGACTTCAGTGACATTATGGCCACCATCAGGCACCACATGCTCACACCATTTGTGGAGGAGAACCTTGTCTCA GCCGCAGGAGGCAGCACCTCTCACCTGGTCAGCTTCTCTTACTTCAATGCCTTCAACTCTCTCCTTAACAACATGGAGCTGATCCGCAAGATCTACAGTACACTGGCCGGCTCTTGGAACGACACGCTGGTCACCAAAG AGGAGTTTGTTCATGCTGCCAACAAGTTCGGTCAAATCACGCCAATGGAAATTGACATCCTGTACCAGTTATCAGGCTTGCACTCCCCCTCAGG ACGCCTGAATCTGGCTGACATTGAGAGAATAGCTCCGCTAGAAGAAGGAAGTCTTCCATATAACCTGGCTGAAACCCAGAAACAG ACGCAGGCTCAAGGAGACAGTTCAAGGCCTGTGTGGCTCCAAGTTGCAGAATCTGCTTACAGGTTCACGTTGGGCTCTATTGCTGGAG CTACGGGCGCAACAGCAGTGTACCCAATTGACTTGGTGAAGACTCGAATGCAGAACCAGAGGTCCACGGGGTCTTTTGTCGGGGAGCTGATGTACAAGAACAGCTTTGACTGCGCCAAGAAGGTCCTTCGCTACGAAGGGTTCTTTGGTTTCTACAGAG GTCTGGTTCCCCAGCTCATTGGCGTGGCACCTGAGAAGGCCATCAAACTCACT GTGAATGACTTTGTACGAGACAAGTTCACCGACAAGGATAACTCAATTCCTTTGCTTGCTGAGATCTTGGCAGGTGGCTGT GCCGGCGGCTCCCAGGTGATCTTTACTAACCCTCTGGAGATAGTGAAGATCCGTCTGCAGGTGGCAGGCGAGATCACCACCGGGCCTCGAGTTAGCGCACTCAACGTGGTGCGAGACTTGGGCTTCTTTGGCCTTTACAAG GGAGCGAAGGCCTGTTTCCTCAGGGACATCCCCTTCTCCGCCATCTATTTCCCCGCCTACGCCCACCTCAAATCTTCGATGGCTGACGAACAAGGTCGGCTGGGTCCCTTGCAGCTTCTCACTGCTGGAGCCATTGCAG GTATCCCTGCAGCATCACTCGTTACGCCTGCCGACGTCATCAAGACTCGTCTGCAAGTGGCCGCCCGGGCGGGTCAGACCACCTACTCCGGAGTTATCGATTGCTTCAGGAAGATCATGCGGGAGGAAGGTTTCCGAGCCCTGTGGAAGGGAgcgggag CTCGTATGTGCCGGTCCTCTCCCCAGTTTGGTGTGACTCTGGTGACATATGAACTCTTACAGAGGTGGTTCTACATTGACTTTGGAGgaca CCGTCCATCAGGATCCGAGCCCACGCCCAAATCTCGCATCTCGGAGCTCCCGCCCATCAACGCCGATCACGTCGGAGGCTACCGCTTGGCAGCCGCCACCTTCGCCGGTGTGGAGAACAAATTCGGCCTCCACCTGCCCAAATTCAAGTCCTCGGGCGTGGTGTCCATTCACCCCCCAGAGCCCGCAACACCCACTAAGGCCACTTAG